The proteins below come from a single Micromonospora citrea genomic window:
- a CDS encoding DUF1015 family protein, giving the protein MTVVHPIARAWITTGGTGAQNYDEFADDAEITAIIEANPHSALGIEMPHRAPESLGKSFLDALPDAVARLAEAKADGSYTPAEQVVVLYRISAPGEETAYGLWAMTDTDQISTRADEPGLVIRNEDVFIAKVRERVALAEALGHLLSPVLLLQTGRGDELHAALAAATDAAGAPAATDTDQAGRTHAIWLLGPGPQQDELTALAGGGELVVADGNHRSLAAQTGGLPRFLSVITTPASVAIQPYNRLVSELTTTADELLDRLRAAGAEITDLDGPVEVPAAGGTVHLRLPGRGYAVTLPHVGGGRLENLDHALVERLLLRDALGLDPGDKRITYVGGDYPASWLTGEVDAGRAELAVLIAPVTVDDFVAVNLAREKMPRKSTWFTPKARGGLVVAELSR; this is encoded by the coding sequence ATGACGGTCGTGCATCCGATCGCCCGGGCCTGGATCACCACTGGCGGCACCGGCGCGCAGAACTACGACGAGTTCGCCGACGACGCGGAGATCACCGCGATCATCGAGGCGAACCCGCACAGTGCCCTCGGCATCGAGATGCCGCACCGGGCCCCGGAAAGCCTGGGCAAGTCCTTCCTCGACGCCCTGCCCGACGCGGTGGCCCGCCTCGCCGAGGCCAAGGCCGACGGCAGCTACACCCCCGCCGAGCAGGTCGTGGTCCTCTACCGGATCAGCGCGCCGGGGGAGGAGACGGCGTACGGGCTCTGGGCCATGACCGACACCGACCAGATCTCCACCCGGGCCGACGAGCCCGGCCTGGTCATCCGCAACGAGGACGTCTTCATCGCCAAGGTGCGGGAGCGGGTGGCGCTGGCCGAGGCGCTGGGCCACCTGCTCTCGCCCGTACTCCTGCTCCAGACCGGGCGCGGCGACGAGCTGCACGCCGCGCTCGCGGCGGCGACCGACGCGGCCGGGGCGCCCGCGGCGACCGACACCGACCAGGCCGGTCGCACCCATGCCATCTGGCTGCTCGGCCCCGGCCCGCAGCAGGACGAGCTGACCGCCCTCGCGGGCGGCGGCGAGCTGGTCGTGGCCGACGGCAACCACCGCAGCCTCGCCGCGCAGACCGGCGGGCTGCCGCGCTTCCTGTCGGTGATCACCACTCCGGCGTCGGTGGCGATCCAGCCCTACAACCGTCTCGTCAGCGAGCTGACCACCACCGCCGACGAGCTGCTCGACCGGCTCCGCGCCGCCGGCGCCGAGATCACCGACCTCGACGGCCCGGTCGAGGTCCCGGCGGCCGGCGGCACCGTCCACCTCCGGCTGCCCGGCCGGGGATACGCGGTCACCCTGCCGCACGTCGGCGGCGGCCGGCTGGAGAACCTGGACCACGCGCTGGTCGAGCGGCTGCTGCTGCGCGACGCCCTCGGGCTCGACCCGGGCGACAAGCGGATCACCTACGTCGGCGGCGACTACCCGGCGAGCTGGCTGACCGGCGAGGTCGACGCGGGCCGGGCCGAGCTGGCCGTCCTGATCGCCCCGGTGACGGTGGACGACTTCGTGGCCGTCAACCTGGCGCGGGAGAAGATGCCACGCAAGAGCACCTGGTTCACGCCGAAGGCGCGCGGCGGCCTGGTGGTCGCCGAGCTGTCCCGCTGA
- a CDS encoding non-ribosomal peptide synthetase: protein MRSGDSGSAAPVPVSDTSTYRYTATRPAATGPHPAPDRAATAALAAAELLDRLGRQAPVRVRTGTAALDLPAWPAQVHRMPGERARATVRACAAAPDHDGADHVLVLLDGGAPAPGAATPPVLLTADVTDEAVAVVLHCAADDPWSAGGAAVAEMFAELLAALLADPALPASRAPALGPASRTLVERAAGRGHDDGPFEAVPRMIERRVDLHPHRRAVSFRGRSLTYRELDDLANGVAADLAARGVGRGDVVPVLLADGLELPVVDLALMKLGAAFVPVDPGWPADRLRASLRVIRPRLAVVRGDGPRPDTGDVPCLPVDLDDVAPTRRRPGVPVGPGDLIYGIFTSGTTGTPKCAVNRHDGIANRFRFMTRYFAATGAEVVLQNSRHTFDSSVWQMFWPLTTGGRVVVPVEGGFLDVERTIRTIADEAVTMTDFVPSVLGALVSVLDRDPAARRAVGTLRHVIVGGEEIDPWAVHRLADLVPGVSATNGYGPTEASIGMVFHTVARSDGDVIPIGRPIDNCYAAVVDAELRPLPPGATGEIVIGGVCLGEGYLGDPARTAEVFVPNPLPGVPGPRLYRTGDLGRLATDGRLHFAGRRDFQLKVNGVRIEAGEIETAATRLPGVRQAKVLVAREGRARSLALFVAAEPGVTESAVRAHLRRLLPRPHVPRHVVVRDALPLTGNGKVDRRALESWLDRTLADRARAAAVRAEARTLPDRVLAVFRSVLGRPDLGPDTDFLDVGGDSLQALDVVTALGADHRVRVGVQDLFAHPTAARLARRIAARLGAAESAETEAELVERDAAVPADLPVRPAAWRRSPRTVLVTGATGFVGARLVHELLATTDVRVLCLARAADDAGATARVVGALTERGLWRPGHTPRLRGYAADLARPSLGLDPDAWARLAHDCDLVLHAGALVNFLFDYRAHRAANVLGTAELLRLALTGRPKPLHHVSTLGVLDTEAARRPEPLPEGCDPALAVAPTSGYSRSKWVAERYLAEARRRGATVTVLRLGEVMPAADDGVPNPRALTHLLLAACHRLRMRPDAPVRSDWTPVDWAARRIVATVVDPRQWGGTLHVLHPVSVDFTDLPLAGAGALPRVSCVRFVAALREAATDGDRAAAVLLALFPPGAGADEQRLRAVFATLLTDNPRLFRRDGCAELERRRGFTDHRLGPSVDAYRAWLGEYERQDTDRLLPAGPG from the coding sequence ATGAGGTCGGGCGACAGCGGTTCCGCGGCACCGGTTCCCGTCTCGGACACCTCGACGTACCGGTACACCGCCACCCGCCCGGCGGCCACCGGGCCGCACCCCGCGCCGGACCGGGCGGCCACGGCGGCCCTGGCCGCCGCGGAACTGCTCGACCGGCTGGGCCGCCAGGCGCCGGTGCGGGTCCGGACCGGCACTGCCGCGCTCGACCTGCCGGCCTGGCCGGCCCAGGTGCACCGGATGCCCGGCGAGCGGGCCCGCGCCACGGTCCGCGCGTGCGCCGCCGCACCCGATCACGACGGCGCCGACCACGTCCTCGTGCTGCTCGACGGCGGAGCGCCGGCGCCCGGCGCCGCCACCCCACCCGTGCTGCTCACCGCCGACGTCACCGACGAGGCCGTCGCGGTCGTGCTGCACTGCGCCGCCGACGATCCCTGGTCGGCCGGCGGCGCCGCCGTGGCGGAGATGTTCGCCGAACTGCTCGCCGCGCTCCTCGCCGACCCCGCGCTGCCCGCCTCGCGGGCGCCGGCCCTCGGGCCCGCCTCCCGGACGCTGGTCGAGCGCGCCGCCGGCCGCGGCCACGACGACGGGCCCTTCGAGGCGGTACCCCGCATGATCGAACGCCGCGTCGACCTGCACCCGCACCGCCGGGCCGTGTCGTTCCGGGGCCGCTCGCTCACCTACCGCGAACTGGACGACCTGGCCAACGGCGTCGCCGCCGACCTGGCCGCCCGGGGCGTCGGCCGGGGCGACGTGGTGCCCGTCCTCCTCGCCGACGGCCTCGAACTGCCCGTCGTCGACCTGGCGCTGATGAAGCTCGGCGCGGCCTTCGTACCCGTCGATCCCGGCTGGCCGGCCGACCGGCTGCGCGCGTCGCTGCGGGTGATCCGGCCCCGGCTCGCCGTGGTCCGGGGCGACGGCCCGCGCCCCGACACCGGGGACGTCCCCTGCCTGCCGGTCGACCTCGACGACGTCGCCCCGACCCGCCGCCGGCCCGGGGTGCCCGTCGGCCCGGGGGACCTGATCTACGGCATCTTCACCTCCGGCACCACCGGGACCCCCAAGTGCGCGGTGAACCGGCACGACGGGATCGCCAACCGGTTCCGGTTCATGACCCGCTACTTCGCCGCGACCGGCGCGGAGGTGGTGCTGCAGAACAGCCGGCACACCTTCGACTCGTCGGTGTGGCAGATGTTCTGGCCGCTCACCACCGGCGGCCGGGTGGTGGTGCCCGTCGAGGGCGGCTTCCTCGACGTCGAGCGGACGATCCGGACCATCGCCGACGAGGCCGTCACGATGACCGACTTCGTGCCGAGCGTCCTCGGCGCGCTGGTGTCGGTGCTGGACCGCGACCCGGCAGCCCGCCGCGCCGTCGGCACGCTGCGGCACGTCATCGTCGGCGGCGAGGAGATCGACCCGTGGGCGGTGCACCGCCTGGCCGACCTCGTGCCCGGGGTGTCGGCCACCAACGGGTACGGCCCGACCGAGGCCTCCATCGGCATGGTCTTCCACACCGTCGCCCGCTCCGACGGCGACGTCATCCCCATCGGCCGGCCGATCGACAACTGCTACGCGGCCGTGGTGGACGCCGAGCTGCGCCCGCTGCCGCCCGGCGCGACCGGCGAGATCGTCATCGGCGGGGTCTGCCTCGGCGAGGGCTACCTCGGCGACCCGGCCCGCACCGCCGAGGTGTTCGTCCCCAACCCGCTCCCCGGCGTTCCCGGCCCTCGGCTCTACCGGACCGGAGACCTCGGCCGCCTCGCCACCGACGGCCGACTGCACTTCGCCGGCCGGCGCGACTTCCAGCTCAAGGTCAACGGCGTCCGGATCGAGGCGGGCGAGATCGAGACCGCCGCCACCCGCCTGCCGGGCGTACGGCAGGCGAAGGTCCTGGTGGCTCGGGAGGGCAGGGCGAGGTCGCTGGCCCTCTTCGTCGCCGCCGAGCCGGGGGTGACCGAGTCGGCGGTGCGGGCGCACCTGCGCCGGCTGCTGCCCCGGCCCCACGTTCCCCGGCACGTCGTGGTGCGCGACGCGCTGCCGCTGACCGGCAACGGCAAGGTCGACCGGCGGGCGCTGGAGAGCTGGCTCGACCGTACGCTCGCCGACCGGGCGCGCGCCGCCGCCGTCCGCGCCGAGGCGCGTACGCTGCCCGACCGGGTGCTGGCCGTGTTCCGGAGCGTCCTCGGCCGGCCGGACCTCGGCCCCGACACCGACTTCCTCGACGTCGGGGGCGACTCGCTCCAGGCCCTCGACGTGGTGACCGCGCTCGGCGCGGACCACCGCGTCCGGGTCGGCGTCCAGGATCTCTTCGCCCACCCCACCGCCGCCCGCCTCGCCCGGAGGATCGCCGCGCGGCTGGGCGCGGCCGAATCCGCCGAGACCGAGGCCGAGCTGGTGGAGCGCGACGCGGCCGTCCCGGCCGACCTGCCGGTGCGGCCCGCGGCTTGGCGCCGCTCGCCGCGCACCGTCCTCGTCACCGGCGCCACCGGGTTCGTCGGCGCGCGGCTGGTGCACGAGCTGCTCGCCACGACCGACGTGCGGGTGCTCTGCCTCGCCCGGGCCGCCGACGACGCCGGGGCCACCGCCCGCGTGGTCGGGGCGCTGACCGAGCGGGGGCTGTGGCGCCCCGGCCACACCCCGCGCCTGCGCGGGTACGCCGCCGACCTGGCCCGGCCGTCCCTCGGCCTGGACCCGGACGCCTGGGCCCGGCTGGCCCACGACTGCGACCTCGTGCTGCACGCCGGCGCCCTGGTCAACTTCCTGTTCGACTACCGGGCCCACCGCGCCGCGAACGTCCTCGGCACCGCCGAACTGCTCCGGCTGGCCCTGACCGGCCGGCCGAAGCCGCTGCACCACGTCTCCACCCTCGGCGTCCTCGACACCGAGGCGGCCCGCCGCCCCGAACCGCTGCCGGAGGGCTGCGACCCGGCCCTCGCCGTCGCGCCGACCAGCGGCTACAGCCGGTCGAAGTGGGTGGCGGAGCGGTACCTCGCCGAGGCCCGGCGGCGCGGCGCCACCGTCACCGTGCTGCGCCTCGGCGAGGTGATGCCCGCCGCCGACGACGGCGTGCCCAACCCCCGGGCGCTGACCCACCTGCTGCTGGCCGCCTGCCACCGGCTGCGGATGCGCCCCGACGCGCCGGTCCGCTCCGACTGGACGCCGGTGGACTGGGCCGCCCGGCGGATCGTCGCCACCGTGGTCGACCCCCGACAGTGGGGCGGCACGCTGCACGTCCTGCACCCGGTGAGCGTCGACTTCACCGACCTGCCCCTGGCCGGCGCGGGCGCCCTGCCCCGGGTGAGCTGCGTGCGTTTCGTGGCGGCGCTGCGCGAGGCGGCGACCGACGGCGACCGGGCCGCCGCCGTGCTGCTCGCGCTCTTCCCGCCCGGCGCCGGCGCCGACGAGCAGCGGCTGCGGGCGGTCTTCGCGACGCTGCTCACCGACAACCCCCGGCTGTTCCGCCGCGACGGCTGCGCCGAGCTGGAACGGCGCCGGGGCTTCACCGACCACCGGCTCGGGCCGTCCGTCGACGCCTACCGGGCGTGGCTGGGTGAGTACGAGCGGCAGGACACCGACCGGCTGCTGCCGGCGGGACCAGGCTGA
- a CDS encoding S1 family peptidase, which produces MVRWRRLIGRLAAALVAVTAGSFVLAVPAHAKPASDVTPYVVGGTLAAQGEFPFMVRLSMGCGGALYSPRLVLTAAHCVGRTGTNTSITATLGVVDLQSSSRIQVRSNYVYRAPGYNGSGKDWALIRLATPVTTLPTLKIATSTAYDNGTFTVAGWGATREGGAQQRYLRKATVPFVSDATCNSYYGGQIIANEEICAGYASGGVDTCQGDSGGPMFRRDANNAWIQVGITSWGNGCARPNYPGVYTQVSTFASAIASAAASLGG; this is translated from the coding sequence ATGGTCCGTTGGCGCAGACTCATCGGCCGGTTGGCCGCCGCGTTGGTGGCGGTCACCGCAGGCTCGTTCGTCCTGGCCGTGCCGGCGCACGCCAAGCCCGCCTCCGACGTGACCCCGTACGTCGTGGGCGGCACCCTGGCCGCGCAGGGCGAGTTCCCCTTCATGGTCCGACTCTCGATGGGCTGCGGCGGGGCCCTCTACAGCCCGCGCCTGGTGCTGACCGCCGCGCACTGCGTCGGCAGGACCGGTACGAACACCAGCATCACCGCCACCCTCGGCGTGGTGGACCTCCAGTCGTCGAGCCGGATCCAGGTGCGGTCCAACTACGTCTACCGGGCGCCGGGCTACAACGGCAGCGGCAAGGACTGGGCCCTGATTAGGCTGGCCACCCCGGTGACCACGCTGCCCACCCTCAAGATCGCCACCAGCACGGCGTACGACAACGGCACCTTCACGGTCGCCGGGTGGGGTGCGACCCGGGAGGGTGGCGCGCAGCAGCGCTACCTGCGCAAGGCGACCGTGCCGTTCGTCAGCGACGCCACCTGCAACTCGTACTACGGCGGCCAGATCATCGCGAACGAGGAGATCTGCGCGGGCTACGCCAGTGGTGGCGTCGACACGTGCCAGGGTGACTCGGGTGGCCCGATGTTCCGCCGGGACGCGAACAACGCCTGGATCCAGGTCGGGATCACGAGCTGGGGCAACGGCTGCGCCCGCCCCAACTACCCCGGCGTCTACACCCAGGTGAGCACCTTCGCGTCGGCGATCGCCTCGGCGGCGGCGAGCCTCGGCGGCTGA
- a CDS encoding ribose-5-phosphate isomerase, whose translation MRVYLGSDHAGFELKVHLVNHLTKEGYDVVDVGPHAFDPDDDYPAFCLHTGDRVVADAGSLGVVIGGSGNGEQIAANKVPGVRAALAWNVDTAQLAREHNDANVVAVGARQHTLDEATAIVEAFLTTPFSGNERHARRIGQMADYERTRQLPDLP comes from the coding sequence ATGCGCGTCTACCTGGGATCCGACCACGCCGGCTTCGAGTTGAAGGTGCACCTGGTCAACCACCTGACCAAGGAGGGGTACGACGTCGTCGACGTCGGCCCGCACGCCTTCGACCCGGACGACGACTACCCGGCCTTCTGCCTGCACACCGGTGACCGGGTGGTGGCGGACGCCGGCAGCCTCGGGGTGGTCATCGGCGGCTCCGGCAACGGCGAGCAGATCGCCGCGAACAAGGTGCCCGGCGTCCGGGCGGCCCTCGCCTGGAACGTCGACACCGCCCAGCTCGCCCGCGAGCACAACGACGCCAACGTCGTCGCGGTCGGCGCCCGCCAGCACACCCTGGACGAGGCGACCGCCATCGTCGAGGCGTTCCTGACCACCCCGTTCTCGGGCAACGAGCGGCACGCCCGCCGGATCGGCCAGATGGCCGACTACGAGCGCACCCGCCAGCTCCCCGACCTGCCCTGA
- a CDS encoding aldo/keto reductase, whose product MRYRRMGRLGWQVSEVGYGMWGIGGGPGGFTGWDYDTAPACLDEAVERGCNFFDTAWVYGRGVSERLLGALVRRHPDRRLHLATKIPPKNREWPPGPQDTLDDVFPVDHIREYTHRSLENLGVDRIDLLQFHVWEDRWASDGRWQEAVADLKREGVVDGVGISVNRWEPTNCHAALDTGLIDVVQVIYNIFDQAPEDELFPRAQRDDIGIIARVPFDEGTLTGTLTADSTWPEEDWRSTYFGPENLPPSVERAERLATDVPPGMTMPELALRFILHHPAVSTVIPGMRRVEHVRANLAVSDGAPLEAGLLDRLRGHRWDRKPTWWSQ is encoded by the coding sequence ATGCGATACCGCAGGATGGGTCGGCTCGGCTGGCAGGTCAGCGAGGTCGGGTACGGGATGTGGGGCATCGGCGGCGGGCCCGGCGGGTTCACCGGCTGGGACTACGACACCGCGCCGGCCTGCCTCGACGAGGCGGTCGAACGGGGCTGCAACTTCTTCGACACCGCCTGGGTCTACGGGCGGGGCGTCAGCGAGCGGCTGCTCGGCGCCCTGGTGCGCCGGCACCCCGACCGCCGGCTCCACCTGGCCACCAAGATCCCGCCGAAGAACCGGGAGTGGCCGCCCGGCCCGCAGGACACGCTCGACGACGTCTTCCCGGTCGACCACATCCGCGAGTACACCCACCGCAGCCTGGAGAACCTGGGCGTGGACCGGATCGACCTGCTCCAGTTCCACGTCTGGGAGGACCGCTGGGCCTCCGACGGCCGCTGGCAGGAGGCCGTGGCGGACCTCAAGCGCGAGGGCGTGGTCGACGGCGTCGGGATCAGCGTCAACCGGTGGGAGCCGACGAACTGCCACGCCGCCCTCGACACCGGCCTGATCGACGTCGTCCAGGTCATCTACAACATCTTCGACCAGGCGCCGGAAGACGAGCTGTTCCCGCGCGCCCAGCGCGACGACATCGGGATCATCGCCCGAGTGCCGTTCGACGAGGGGACGCTGACCGGCACGCTGACCGCCGACAGCACCTGGCCGGAGGAGGACTGGCGCAGCACGTACTTCGGCCCGGAGAACCTGCCGCCCAGCGTGGAACGTGCCGAGCGGCTGGCCACGGACGTGCCGCCCGGCATGACCATGCCGGAGCTGGCGCTGCGGTTCATCCTGCACCACCCGGCGGTGAGCACGGTGATCCCCGGCATGCGCCGGGTCGAGCACGTGCGCGCCAACCTGGCGGTCAGCGACGGCGCGCCGCTGGAGGCCGGGCTGCTGGACCGGCTGCGCGGCCACCGCTGGGACCGCAAGCCCACCTGGTGGTCCCAGTGA